The following proteins come from a genomic window of Chelonia mydas isolate rCheMyd1 chromosome 15, rCheMyd1.pri.v2, whole genome shotgun sequence:
- the LOC114020371 gene encoding pre-B lymphocyte protein 3-like — translation MMLCLLALLLPGVLVPASRAQPVLTQPASILALPGQTVKLSCALNPGYNIREFGVSWYQQRPGSPPRYLLYYNSEVDKHKPCGIPDRFSASKDPASNACVLTIAAIQAEDHADYYCSVAYPIYYL, via the exons ATGATGCTGTGCCTCCTGGCTCTCCTCCTCCCAGGGGTTTTGGTGCCAG CTTCCAGGGCACAGCCAGTGCTGACTCAGCCGGCCTCCATTTTAGCGTTGCCGGGACAAACGGTGAAACTCTCGTGTGCCCTGAATCCTGGGTACAACATCAGGGAGTTCGGGGTCTCCTGGTACCAGCAGAGACCTGGCAGCCCTCCGAGGTACCTGCTCTATTACAACTCGGAGGTGGACAAGCACAAGCCCTGCGGGATTCCGGACCGCTTCTCTGCGTCCAAAGACCCCGCCAGCAACGCCTGCGTTCTGACCATTGCCGCCATCCAGGCTGAGGACCACGCTGACTATTACTGCTCGGTCGCGTATCCCATCTACTATCTCTAG
- the LOC102946337 gene encoding uncharacterized protein LOC102946337 isoform X3 — MALLVSVLVLSFLQEVFVSLGSRENPPMISVTEGEPISFECSFDGSPAVGNPFYEIIWMYEMTHKNVSKRILSFRMTRPNTSVPVSVTEGHFRGQLDFEKSTSSLSIPEVRVNDSGLYYCEVIIVPLPVKSRTNGTHLIVTGSRGKHFSSTNKTPSLKSTPDPVNVLLIPSLTAGLLLFLLALGLYFTLKRRIQAKKPAVSLQMSDPICSTPAPAQRESFTQPVGHEMIYSKLQWSEYSMVSSPAGSAHAGEPVTKKKPRAGISDPGTDTVYAILQAP, encoded by the exons ATGGCTCTTCTCGTTTCTGTGTTGGTGCTTTCCTTCTTGCAGGAAGTGTTCGTTTCCCTAG GTTCTAGGGAAAACCCTCCAATGATCTCGGTAACTGAAGGGGAACCCATCTCCTTTGAGTGTTCCTTTGATGGATCCCCTGCTGTTGGCAATCCATTCTACGAGATAATCTGGATGTATGAGATGACCCATAAAAATGTGTCCAAGAGGATCCTGTCCTTTAGGATGACTCGTCCCAATACCAGTGTCCCGGTCTCAGTGACTGAAGGCCATTTTAGGGGTCAGTTAGACTTTGAAAAGAGTACCAGCTCTCTCTCCATCCCCGAGGTGCGGGTGAATGACAGTGGCCTGTATTACTGCGAAGTGATCATAGTTCCACTCCCTGTTAAATCAAGAACAAACGGGACTCATCTCATTGTCACGG GGTCAAGAGGTAAACATTTTTCTTCCACAAATAAAACACCATCTCTTAAAT CCACCCCAGACCCAGTGAATGTTCTGCTGATCCCCAGTCTGACTGCTGGGCTACTTCTGTTCCTCCTTGCTTTGGGCTTGTATTTTACAT TAAAGCGCCGAATCCAGGCCAAGAAACCAGCAGTTTCCCTGCAAATGTCTGATCCCATTTGcagcacccctgcccctgcccagagagaGTCCTTTACACAGCCCGTCGGCCATGAAATGATCTATTCAAAACTGCAGTGGAGCGAGTACAGT ATGGTGTCCTCTCCAGCGGGGAGCGCTCATGCTGGCGAGCCAGTGACAAAGAAGAAGCCCAGAGCAGGGATCAGTGACCCAGGGACGGACACTGTGTATGCCATACTTCAGGCACCGTGA
- the LOC102946337 gene encoding uncharacterized protein LOC102946337 isoform X1 translates to MQHLRLQTVPMAMVARQTVRRTPRLQPLLSINGVCRLYEQHEALEIERETRGHGISMALLVSVLVLSFLQEVFVSLGSRENPPMISVTEGEPISFECSFDGSPAVGNPFYEIIWMYEMTHKNVSKRILSFRMTRPNTSVPVSVTEGHFRGQLDFEKSTSSLSIPEVRVNDSGLYYCEVIIVPLPVKSRTNGTHLIVTGSRGKHFSSTNKTPSLKSTPDPVNVLLIPSLTAGLLLFLLALGLYFTLKRRIQAKKPAVSLQMSDPICSTPAPAQRESFTQPVGHEMIYSKLQWSEYSMVSSPAGSAHAGEPVTKKKPRAGISDPGTDTVYAILQAP, encoded by the exons ATGCAACACTTGAGGCTGCAAACTGTCCCCATGGCGATGGTTGCCAGGCAAACAGTGAG ACGCACGCCCAGGTTGCAGCCTCTACTGTCAATTAATGGTGTCTGCAGACTCTACGAGCAACATGAGGCTttggagatagagagagagacaagaggaCATGGGATAAGCATGGCTCTTCTCGTTTCTGTGTTGGTGCTTTCCTTCTTGCAGGAAGTGTTCGTTTCCCTAG GTTCTAGGGAAAACCCTCCAATGATCTCGGTAACTGAAGGGGAACCCATCTCCTTTGAGTGTTCCTTTGATGGATCCCCTGCTGTTGGCAATCCATTCTACGAGATAATCTGGATGTATGAGATGACCCATAAAAATGTGTCCAAGAGGATCCTGTCCTTTAGGATGACTCGTCCCAATACCAGTGTCCCGGTCTCAGTGACTGAAGGCCATTTTAGGGGTCAGTTAGACTTTGAAAAGAGTACCAGCTCTCTCTCCATCCCCGAGGTGCGGGTGAATGACAGTGGCCTGTATTACTGCGAAGTGATCATAGTTCCACTCCCTGTTAAATCAAGAACAAACGGGACTCATCTCATTGTCACGG GGTCAAGAGGTAAACATTTTTCTTCCACAAATAAAACACCATCTCTTAAAT CCACCCCAGACCCAGTGAATGTTCTGCTGATCCCCAGTCTGACTGCTGGGCTACTTCTGTTCCTCCTTGCTTTGGGCTTGTATTTTACAT TAAAGCGCCGAATCCAGGCCAAGAAACCAGCAGTTTCCCTGCAAATGTCTGATCCCATTTGcagcacccctgcccctgcccagagagaGTCCTTTACACAGCCCGTCGGCCATGAAATGATCTATTCAAAACTGCAGTGGAGCGAGTACAGT ATGGTGTCCTCTCCAGCGGGGAGCGCTCATGCTGGCGAGCCAGTGACAAAGAAGAAGCCCAGAGCAGGGATCAGTGACCCAGGGACGGACACTGTGTATGCCATACTTCAGGCACCGTGA
- the LOC102946337 gene encoding uncharacterized protein LOC102946337 isoform X4, with amino-acid sequence MQHLRLQTVPMAMVARQTVRRTPRLQPLLSINGVCRLYEQHEALEIERETRGHGISMALLVSVLVLSFLQEVFVSLGSRENPPMISVTEGEPISFECSFDGSPAVGNPFYEIIWMYEMTHKNVSKRILSFRMTRPNTSVPVSVTEGHFRGQLDFEKSTSSLSIPEVRVNDSGLYYCEVIIVPLPVKSRTNGTHLIVTGSRGKHFSSTNKTPSLKSTPDPVNVLLIPSLTAGLLLFLLALGLYFTSQGLTDTLPHFRQNFQ; translated from the exons ATGCAACACTTGAGGCTGCAAACTGTCCCCATGGCGATGGTTGCCAGGCAAACAGTGAG ACGCACGCCCAGGTTGCAGCCTCTACTGTCAATTAATGGTGTCTGCAGACTCTACGAGCAACATGAGGCTttggagatagagagagagacaagaggaCATGGGATAAGCATGGCTCTTCTCGTTTCTGTGTTGGTGCTTTCCTTCTTGCAGGAAGTGTTCGTTTCCCTAG GTTCTAGGGAAAACCCTCCAATGATCTCGGTAACTGAAGGGGAACCCATCTCCTTTGAGTGTTCCTTTGATGGATCCCCTGCTGTTGGCAATCCATTCTACGAGATAATCTGGATGTATGAGATGACCCATAAAAATGTGTCCAAGAGGATCCTGTCCTTTAGGATGACTCGTCCCAATACCAGTGTCCCGGTCTCAGTGACTGAAGGCCATTTTAGGGGTCAGTTAGACTTTGAAAAGAGTACCAGCTCTCTCTCCATCCCCGAGGTGCGGGTGAATGACAGTGGCCTGTATTACTGCGAAGTGATCATAGTTCCACTCCCTGTTAAATCAAGAACAAACGGGACTCATCTCATTGTCACGG GGTCAAGAGGTAAACATTTTTCTTCCACAAATAAAACACCATCTCTTAAAT CCACCCCAGACCCAGTGAATGTTCTGCTGATCCCCAGTCTGACTGCTGGGCTACTTCTGTTCCTCCTTGCTTTGGGCTTGTATTTTACAT CGCAAGGTCTCACTGATACTCTTCCACACTTCAGGCAGAATTTCCAGTGA
- the CHCHD10 gene encoding coiled-coil-helix-coiled-coil-helix domain-containing protein 10, mitochondrial isoform X1, with protein sequence MPRGSRSVAARPAAASSAAPAHVHPPPSAVAAPGQPQQPGLMAQMATTAAGVAVGSAVGHVVGSALTGAFSGGSSTEPAKPASTIQEPRQPAYQQPQYGPCHYEMKQFLECATNQSDLTLCEGFNEALKQCKYNNGVSSLL encoded by the exons ATGCCCAGGGGGAGCAGGAGCGTGGCGGCCCGGCCGGCTGCAGCCAG CAGTGCAGCCCCAGCTCATGTTCATCCTCCACCTTCAGCTGTTGCAGCCCCAGGTCAGCCCCAGCAGCCTGGCCTGATGGCCCAGATGGCTACCACTGCTGCCGGGGTTGCCGTTGGATCTGCGGTGGGCCATGTGGTTGGCAGTGCTCTTACTGGGGCATTCAGTGGTGGTAGCAGCACTGAGCCAGCGAAACCAGCCAGTACTATCCAG GAGCCCAGGCAGCCTGCGTACCAGCAGCCGCAGTATGGACCTTGCCACTATGAGATGAAGCAGTTCTTGGAGTGTGCTACCAATCAGAGTGACTTGACCTTGTGTGAGGGTTTCAACGAGGCACTGAAGCAGTGCAAATATAATAATG GTGTCTCCTCCCTCTTGTGA
- the C15H22orf15 gene encoding uncharacterized protein C22orf15 homolog isoform X2, giving the protein MLTPPPGSWRANYASLNNSLLSPRLPASLPQNIRQSEHHQQSPLAWGRGTAVSRKGAAEEVWAQQSGSTMFITVRYGADCQEIVNVHCRVLTLTAHLKKKCQCRPEDCIDLLDELGTLINLSEVENPASELASKYLQERQHYILLRVIRYEMKEHGSANSVGRRRRLGINLLRIPTGEPGKTLP; this is encoded by the exons atgctcacccctcccccaggctcttGGCGGGCTAATTATGCCAGCCTTAATAACAGCCTTTTGTCACCAAGGCTGCCTGCAAGTCTGCCCCAAAACATAAGGCAGTCGGAACACCATCAGCAAAGTCCTCTggcttgggggagagggacagcagTCTCGAGGAAGGGGGCTGCTGAGGAGGTTTGGGCCCAGCAGAGTGGAAGCACTATGTTCATTACAGTGAGATATGGAG CTGACTGCCAAGAGATTGTGAACGTGCATTGCCGGGTCCTGACCCTCACCGCGCACCTGAAGAAGAAATGCCAATGTCGGCCAGAAG ATTGCATTGATCTCCTAGATGAATTGGGGACCCTGATAAACCTGAGCGAAGTGGAGAATCCTGCATCTGAGCTGGCCAGTAAATACCTCCAGGAGAGGCAGCACTACATCCTCCTCAGAGTCATTC GATATGAAATGAAGGAGCATGGTTCTGCTAATTCTGTTGGCAGGAGGAGAAGGCTCGGAATCAACCTACTACGAATCCCTACTGGAGAACCTGGGAAAACACTACCCTGA
- the LOC102946337 gene encoding uncharacterized protein LOC102946337 isoform X2 — MQHLRLQTVPMAMVARQTVRRTPRLQPLLSINGVCRLYEQHEALEIERETRGHGISMALLVSVLVLSFLQEVFVSLGSRENPPMISVTEGEPISFECSFDGSPAVGNPFYEIIWMYEMTHKNVSKRILSFRMTRPNTSVPVSVTEGHFRGQLDFEKSTSSLSIPEVRVNDSGLYYCEVIIVPLPVKSRTNGTHLIVTATPDPVNVLLIPSLTAGLLLFLLALGLYFTLKRRIQAKKPAVSLQMSDPICSTPAPAQRESFTQPVGHEMIYSKLQWSEYSMVSSPAGSAHAGEPVTKKKPRAGISDPGTDTVYAILQAP; from the exons ATGCAACACTTGAGGCTGCAAACTGTCCCCATGGCGATGGTTGCCAGGCAAACAGTGAG ACGCACGCCCAGGTTGCAGCCTCTACTGTCAATTAATGGTGTCTGCAGACTCTACGAGCAACATGAGGCTttggagatagagagagagacaagaggaCATGGGATAAGCATGGCTCTTCTCGTTTCTGTGTTGGTGCTTTCCTTCTTGCAGGAAGTGTTCGTTTCCCTAG GTTCTAGGGAAAACCCTCCAATGATCTCGGTAACTGAAGGGGAACCCATCTCCTTTGAGTGTTCCTTTGATGGATCCCCTGCTGTTGGCAATCCATTCTACGAGATAATCTGGATGTATGAGATGACCCATAAAAATGTGTCCAAGAGGATCCTGTCCTTTAGGATGACTCGTCCCAATACCAGTGTCCCGGTCTCAGTGACTGAAGGCCATTTTAGGGGTCAGTTAGACTTTGAAAAGAGTACCAGCTCTCTCTCCATCCCCGAGGTGCGGGTGAATGACAGTGGCCTGTATTACTGCGAAGTGATCATAGTTCCACTCCCTGTTAAATCAAGAACAAACGGGACTCATCTCATTGTCACGG CCACCCCAGACCCAGTGAATGTTCTGCTGATCCCCAGTCTGACTGCTGGGCTACTTCTGTTCCTCCTTGCTTTGGGCTTGTATTTTACAT TAAAGCGCCGAATCCAGGCCAAGAAACCAGCAGTTTCCCTGCAAATGTCTGATCCCATTTGcagcacccctgcccctgcccagagagaGTCCTTTACACAGCCCGTCGGCCATGAAATGATCTATTCAAAACTGCAGTGGAGCGAGTACAGT ATGGTGTCCTCTCCAGCGGGGAGCGCTCATGCTGGCGAGCCAGTGACAAAGAAGAAGCCCAGAGCAGGGATCAGTGACCCAGGGACGGACACTGTGTATGCCATACTTCAGGCACCGTGA
- the CHCHD10 gene encoding coiled-coil-helix-coiled-coil-helix domain-containing protein 10, mitochondrial isoform X2 has product MPRGSRSVAARPAAASAAPAHVHPPPSAVAAPGQPQQPGLMAQMATTAAGVAVGSAVGHVVGSALTGAFSGGSSTEPAKPASTIQEPRQPAYQQPQYGPCHYEMKQFLECATNQSDLTLCEGFNEALKQCKYNNGVSSLL; this is encoded by the exons ATGCCCAGGGGGAGCAGGAGCGTGGCGGCCCGGCCGGCTGCAGCCAG TGCAGCCCCAGCTCATGTTCATCCTCCACCTTCAGCTGTTGCAGCCCCAGGTCAGCCCCAGCAGCCTGGCCTGATGGCCCAGATGGCTACCACTGCTGCCGGGGTTGCCGTTGGATCTGCGGTGGGCCATGTGGTTGGCAGTGCTCTTACTGGGGCATTCAGTGGTGGTAGCAGCACTGAGCCAGCGAAACCAGCCAGTACTATCCAG GAGCCCAGGCAGCCTGCGTACCAGCAGCCGCAGTATGGACCTTGCCACTATGAGATGAAGCAGTTCTTGGAGTGTGCTACCAATCAGAGTGACTTGACCTTGTGTGAGGGTTTCAACGAGGCACTGAAGCAGTGCAAATATAATAATG GTGTCTCCTCCCTCTTGTGA
- the C15H22orf15 gene encoding uncharacterized protein C22orf15 homolog isoform X1, with protein sequence MLTPPPGSWRANYASLNNSLLSPRLPASLPQNIRQSEHHQQSPLAWGRGTAVSRKGAAEEVWAQQSGSTMFITVRYGADCQEIVNVHCRVLTLTAHLKKKCQCRPEDCIDLLDELGTLINLSEVENPASELASKYLQERQHYILLRVIRGEGSESTYYESLLENLGKHYPELAERLQKLSAHPQLKDNTRRSSMQRKFRALKEPPQGSPAKFRSTQQSKKGSVPSSRPT encoded by the exons atgctcacccctcccccaggctcttGGCGGGCTAATTATGCCAGCCTTAATAACAGCCTTTTGTCACCAAGGCTGCCTGCAAGTCTGCCCCAAAACATAAGGCAGTCGGAACACCATCAGCAAAGTCCTCTggcttgggggagagggacagcagTCTCGAGGAAGGGGGCTGCTGAGGAGGTTTGGGCCCAGCAGAGTGGAAGCACTATGTTCATTACAGTGAGATATGGAG CTGACTGCCAAGAGATTGTGAACGTGCATTGCCGGGTCCTGACCCTCACCGCGCACCTGAAGAAGAAATGCCAATGTCGGCCAGAAG ATTGCATTGATCTCCTAGATGAATTGGGGACCCTGATAAACCTGAGCGAAGTGGAGAATCCTGCATCTGAGCTGGCCAGTAAATACCTCCAGGAGAGGCAGCACTACATCCTCCTCAGAGTCATTC GAGGAGAAGGCTCGGAATCAACCTACTACGAATCCCTACTGGAGAACCTGGGAAAACACTACCCTGAGCTGGCAG AGCGGCTGCAGAAGTTATCAGCACACCCTCAGCTAAAGGACAACACGAGGAGGAGTTCCATGCAGAGAAAGTTTCGCGCACTGAAGGAACCACCCCAAGGCTCCCCAGCAAAATTCAGAAGCACACAGCAGAGTAAGAAAGGCTCTGTTCCCTCCAGCAGGCCCACCTAG